One segment of Anastrepha obliqua isolate idAnaObli1 chromosome 3, idAnaObli1_1.0, whole genome shotgun sequence DNA contains the following:
- the LOC129240555 gene encoding uncharacterized protein LOC129240555, which translates to MNIIIFAVCLLVLPGTLLAENIFKINISPEEAQQFLNSANLRGLDSIDYAPKTGENELPEARNEKGEFVYMGRVIDHPEEYVEEHYDAHQYHGQDGLGQYVYGYRDWNQGKNEKKDDAGTVSGSYKYVQPTGRDFVAKYYADRTGFHVEDNRPAHLKEPATKTPAVRKAEEEHFKLWGELAAANGQNPDPFAPEYQQQRNEPAESEYKEYVHEEPPYVPGPEETGPPRGFFYAFDYNVPLLRNKKEREDLEQLRAINNKD; encoded by the exons aTGAACATAATCATATTTGCAGTTTGCCTTCTG GTTCTTCCAGGCACGCTCCTTGCTGAGAATATTTTCAAGATTAATATTTCGCCAGAAGAGGCACAACAATTTCTGAACAGTGCGAATCTACGCGGTCTGGACAGCATTGATTACGCGCCCAAGACCGGAGAGAATGAGCTGCCTGAAGCACGCAATGAAAAAGGCGAGTTCGTGTACATGGGCCGTGTGATAGATCACCCTGAGGAGTATGTGGAAGAACACTACGACGCACACCAATACCATGGGCAGGACGGTTTGGGTCAGTATGTGTATGGCTATCGTGACTGGAATCAGGGTAAGAACGAGAAGAAGGACGATGCGGGCACTGTGAGCGGTTCATACAAATATGTTCAACCTACTGGACGTGACTTTGTTGCGAAATACTATGCCGATCGCACGGGCTTCCATGTTGAAGACAATCGGCCAGCGCACTTGAAAGAACCTGCAACAAAGACTCCGGCTGTTCGCAAGGCAGAGGAGGAACATTTCAAGCTGTGGGGCGAACTTGCGGCCGCTAATGGTCAAAACCCCGACCCATTTGCCCCTGAATATCAGCAACAACGTAATGAGCCCGCTGAATCCGAGTATAAGGAATACGTTCATGAGGAACCACCATATGTTCCCGGACCAGAAGAAACTGGCCCTCCACGCGGTTTCTTCTACGCTTTCGACTACAATGTGCCACTACTGCGTAACAAAAAGGAACGCGAAGATTTAGAACAGCTGCGAGCAATCAACAACAAAGATTAA